One window of Phycisphaeraceae bacterium genomic DNA carries:
- the ahcY gene encoding adenosylhomocysteinase produces the protein MTAVLTKPTNSPTAAKLDFKVKDLSLAEFGRHEIRLAEHEMPGLMALRERYAGKQPLKGAKIMGSLHMTVQTAVLIETLTLLGADVRWVSCNIFSTQDHAAAAVVVGRPETGGTVANPKGTPVFAWKGETLEEYWWCTEQAFAWPDGSGPNLILDDGGDATLLVHKGTEYEKAGKVPAFNPATDSAEWGVILDTLRRSLAADPQRWTRIGKAIKGVSEETTTGVHRLYEMHKSGALLFPAINVNDSVTKSKFDNLYGCRHSLLDGLNRATDVMLSGKVAVVCGYGDVGKGCCQSLKGQGCRVIVTEIDPICALQAAMEGYQVAPLEDFLETADIFITTTGNKDIITAQHMARMKDKAIVGNIGHFDNEIDMAGLAKIPGVKRVNIKPQYDEWVFPASGNKPARSVLILAEGRLLNLGCATGHPSFVMSASFTNQILAQIELHCNTSQYEKKVYVLPKKLDEEVARLHLAKLGVKLTKLSPEQAAYIGVPVDGPYKPDHYRY, from the coding sequence ATGACCGCAGTTCTCACCAAGCCGACCAACTCCCCCACCGCCGCAAAACTCGACTTCAAGGTCAAAGACCTCTCCCTCGCCGAATTCGGTCGCCACGAGATCCGTCTCGCCGAACACGAGATGCCGGGCCTCATGGCGCTCCGCGAGCGCTATGCCGGCAAGCAGCCCCTCAAGGGCGCCAAGATCATGGGCTCATTGCACATGACCGTGCAGACCGCGGTCCTCATCGAGACCCTGACCCTTCTCGGCGCGGATGTCCGCTGGGTCTCCTGCAACATCTTCAGCACCCAGGACCACGCAGCAGCAGCGGTTGTCGTCGGACGTCCCGAAACGGGCGGCACCGTCGCCAATCCCAAGGGCACGCCCGTCTTCGCATGGAAGGGTGAGACGCTCGAGGAATACTGGTGGTGCACCGAGCAGGCCTTCGCCTGGCCCGATGGCTCCGGCCCGAACCTCATCCTCGACGACGGTGGCGATGCCACCCTGCTCGTCCACAAGGGAACCGAGTACGAGAAGGCCGGCAAGGTCCCCGCCTTCAACCCGGCGACCGACTCCGCCGAATGGGGCGTCATCCTCGACACACTCCGGCGCTCGCTCGCCGCCGACCCCCAGCGTTGGACGCGCATCGGCAAGGCCATCAAGGGCGTCTCCGAAGAGACAACCACCGGCGTCCACCGCCTCTACGAAATGCACAAGTCCGGCGCCCTCCTCTTCCCCGCCATCAACGTCAACGACAGCGTCACCAAGAGCAAGTTCGACAACCTCTACGGCTGCCGGCACTCGCTCCTCGACGGGCTCAATCGCGCCACCGACGTCATGCTCTCCGGCAAGGTCGCGGTCGTATGCGGCTACGGCGACGTGGGCAAGGGCTGCTGCCAGTCGCTCAAGGGTCAGGGCTGCCGCGTGATCGTCACCGAGATCGACCCCATCTGCGCGCTACAGGCCGCGATGGAGGGCTACCAGGTAGCGCCCCTTGAGGACTTCCTCGAGACCGCTGACATCTTCATCACCACCACCGGCAACAAGGACATCATCACCGCCCAGCACATGGCGAGGATGAAGGACAAGGCCATCGTCGGCAACATCGGACACTTCGACAACGAGATCGACATGGCCGGGCTCGCCAAGATCCCCGGCGTGAAGCGAGTGAACATCAAGCCCCAGTACGACGAGTGGGTCTTCCCCGCATCGGGCAACAAGCCCGCTCGCTCGGTGCTGATCCTCGCCGAAGGCCGCCTCCTCAATCTCGGCTGCGCGACAGGACACCCCTCCTTCGTCATGTCCGCCTCGTTCACCAACCAGATCCTTGCACAGATCGAACTCCACTGCAACACCAGCCAGTATGAGAAGAAGGTCTACGTCCTCCCCAAGAAACTCGATGAAGAGGTCGCTCGCCTGCACCTTGCCAAGCTCGGCGTGAAACTCACCAAGCTCTCCCCCGAGCAGGCCGCCTACATCGGCGTCCCGGTTGATGGGCCGTACAAGCCCGATCACTACCGCTACTGA
- a CDS encoding tetratricopeptide repeat protein, with the protein MSDWQEAEQHVERAHEHYEAGRWEDAAAELRRALALNPYQAEWHFNLGLTLDAAGRHSDAAVSFGRASDLSPEDVRLAVMTGSSLLRAGQVEQSLSWFERAANVDGADPASFVHRIEAYARLGRFDQAELMFFMGQQTAPDCAELYASMAEALMDQGQYERAVWCLREAARLEPEMPRVEARLAEAYAATGRHERARQLFLRELRRDPGDIETLLDLGSLLVEMNRLPDAGEKFRRVLEIQPDHAEAHFRLGDLAELMGNAAEAMVHFDIVLRLNDGYPGVRRRLASLMLDRGDDGDADEARRMLEAEFTAAGPGGPAPADGEDDVSREAFGTLLLDAGLPNQASEIFRLSTVRSPLAARSWHLLGVARMEAGELDEGMEHARRALRLDPSLVAPMHNLAMAHLQLGNFRRARYWVRQALRSEPDDSALRRLRLRLNLHSVGEAIVAAWRVAVRRRPEWNAG; encoded by the coding sequence ATGAGCGACTGGCAAGAGGCAGAGCAGCACGTCGAGCGTGCGCATGAGCATTACGAGGCCGGTCGTTGGGAAGACGCCGCGGCTGAGTTGCGTCGCGCGCTCGCGCTGAATCCATACCAAGCCGAGTGGCACTTCAATCTGGGTCTGACACTGGACGCCGCCGGTCGCCATTCTGATGCAGCGGTGAGTTTCGGGCGGGCGTCCGATCTCTCTCCTGAGGATGTGCGGCTGGCTGTGATGACTGGTTCCAGTCTGCTCAGGGCGGGCCAGGTCGAGCAGTCTTTGTCGTGGTTTGAGCGTGCGGCGAATGTCGATGGGGCGGACCCCGCCTCGTTCGTGCATCGGATCGAGGCGTATGCACGCCTCGGACGGTTCGACCAGGCCGAGTTGATGTTCTTTATGGGCCAGCAGACGGCACCGGACTGCGCGGAGTTGTACGCGTCGATGGCCGAGGCTTTGATGGATCAGGGGCAGTACGAGCGTGCGGTCTGGTGTCTCCGCGAGGCGGCGCGGCTCGAGCCCGAGATGCCGCGGGTCGAGGCGCGTCTGGCCGAGGCGTATGCCGCGACGGGTCGTCACGAGCGAGCGAGGCAGCTTTTCCTGAGAGAGCTGCGGCGTGATCCTGGCGATATCGAGACGCTGCTCGATCTTGGATCGTTGTTGGTCGAGATGAACCGGCTTCCGGACGCGGGCGAGAAGTTTCGGCGTGTCTTGGAGATCCAGCCCGATCATGCGGAGGCGCATTTCCGTCTCGGCGATCTCGCGGAGCTCATGGGGAACGCGGCCGAGGCCATGGTCCATTTCGACATCGTGCTGCGGCTGAACGATGGGTACCCGGGGGTGAGGCGTCGTCTCGCGTCGCTTATGCTCGATCGTGGTGATGACGGCGATGCCGACGAGGCGAGGCGGATGCTTGAAGCCGAGTTCACGGCGGCTGGACCGGGCGGTCCTGCGCCGGCCGACGGCGAGGACGACGTGTCGCGTGAGGCGTTCGGCACGCTCCTGCTCGATGCGGGTCTGCCGAATCAGGCATCGGAGATCTTCCGCTTGAGCACCGTTCGTTCTCCTCTCGCGGCCCGCTCGTGGCACCTGCTTGGTGTCGCGAGGATGGAGGCGGGAGAACTCGACGAAGGGATGGAGCATGCCAGGCGTGCGCTCCGGCTTGATCCGTCGCTGGTCGCGCCGATGCACAATCTCGCGATGGCGCATCTGCAACTTGGAAACTTCAGGCGAGCCCGATACTGGGTCAGGCAGGCGCTGAGGTCTGAGCCGGATGATTCGGCACTCAGGCGGCTTCGTCTGCGTCTGAATCTTCACAGCGTCGGTGAGGCGATCGTCGCGGCATGGCGTGTCGCGGTGAGGCGGCGTCCGGAATGGAATGCTGGCTGA
- the hppD gene encoding 4-hydroxyphenylpyruvate dioxygenase encodes MTTLSPAPAGKVNPSTDPLQLIDVDHVRFHVGNAKQAAFFYAHCFGFQIEQVCDLTTGSRDAAHYLLTQGNIRFLLTSGLTYEHPASTEVALYGDGVKDVAFTVFDAEKAFDRAIKNGATAAPGGEPRTLRDEHGTVTIASIRTYGRCVHTFVSRTGAYELTKVKQGARFMPRFRHIDGSCAAAGACAPQLGAGSSILAINDYNKKNPCGLKYVDHLVGNVEMGKMNHWVAFYENVLEFSMFKHFDDKDISTEYSALMSKVMASGNNLIKMPINEPAEGKKKSQVQEYLDWHMNTPGVQHLALRTDDELHSIAALRSRGVDFLTLPDAYYDKVWDRVNSMLKQHGHEAVREDHEAIRKLGILVDSDDEGYLLQLFTKPLQDRPTLFFEIICRRGSQSFGKGNFKALFEALELEQEKRGNL; translated from the coding sequence ATGACCACCCTCTCCCCCGCCCCCGCCGGCAAAGTGAACCCCTCGACCGATCCCCTCCAGTTGATCGATGTCGATCACGTCCGCTTCCATGTCGGCAACGCCAAGCAGGCCGCGTTCTTCTACGCCCACTGCTTCGGCTTCCAGATCGAGCAGGTCTGCGATCTCACCACCGGCTCCCGCGACGCCGCCCACTACCTCCTCACCCAGGGCAACATCCGCTTCCTGCTCACCAGCGGCCTCACCTACGAGCACCCCGCCTCCACCGAGGTCGCCCTCTACGGCGACGGCGTCAAGGACGTCGCCTTCACCGTCTTCGACGCGGAGAAGGCCTTCGACCGCGCGATCAAGAACGGCGCGACCGCCGCGCCCGGTGGCGAGCCCCGCACCCTCCGCGACGAGCACGGCACCGTCACCATCGCCTCCATCCGTACCTACGGCCGCTGCGTCCACACCTTCGTCTCTCGAACCGGCGCGTACGAGCTCACAAAGGTCAAGCAGGGCGCCAGGTTCATGCCCCGCTTCCGCCACATCGACGGCTCCTGCGCCGCCGCCGGTGCATGCGCCCCCCAGCTCGGCGCCGGCTCCTCCATCCTCGCCATCAACGACTACAACAAGAAGAACCCGTGCGGCCTCAAGTACGTCGACCACCTCGTCGGCAACGTCGAGATGGGCAAGATGAACCACTGGGTCGCCTTCTACGAGAACGTCCTCGAGTTCTCCATGTTCAAGCACTTCGACGACAAGGACATCTCCACCGAGTACTCCGCCCTGATGTCCAAGGTCATGGCCAGCGGCAACAACCTCATCAAGATGCCGATCAACGAGCCCGCCGAGGGCAAGAAGAAGTCGCAGGTCCAGGAATACCTCGACTGGCACATGAACACCCCCGGCGTCCAGCATCTTGCCCTCCGCACCGATGATGAGCTCCACTCCATCGCCGCCCTCCGCTCACGAGGCGTCGACTTCCTCACCCTCCCCGATGCCTACTACGACAAGGTCTGGGACCGCGTGAACAGCATGCTCAAGCAGCACGGGCACGAGGCCGTCCGCGAGGATCACGAGGCGATCCGCAAGCTCGGCATCCTCGTCGACTCCGACGATGAGGGATACCTCCTCCAGCTCTTCACCAAGCCCCTCCAGGACCGCCCCACGCTCTTCTTCGAGATCATCTGCCGCCGCGGCTCCCAGTCCTTCGGCAAGGGCAACTTCAAGGCCCTCTTCGAAGCTCTCGAACTCGAGCAGGAGAAGCGGGGGAATCTGTAA
- a CDS encoding transposase yields the protein MDNASWRVLAASVRKLDRSPRGGRFTFTDADIVLTFLWAVLHRRPTSWACRRDAWPLWRRGRLPSPSRMSRRLRTTSVQALLAAAEAENLVSASGALVLALDGKALRVASHSGDRTATFGAWGLRGYKLHAICDLAGSIVSWRLTPMHCHEAVMAKRMMRDMELNGYVLADSNYDSVKLYELCACKGGQLVVPRKDCRVGRGVRRSGTHPDRRRAIDMLEQSMTGFGRGLLSLRRVIERVFARLEMTHHVGLIPPHVRGIERVRRWIQAIIILDRHTQAMKR from the coding sequence ATGGACAACGCGAGTTGGAGGGTGTTGGCGGCGAGCGTGCGGAAGCTGGATCGGAGCCCGCGTGGCGGTCGCTTCACCTTCACCGATGCGGACATCGTGCTGACCTTTCTCTGGGCCGTCTTGCACCGACGACCCACCTCCTGGGCGTGCCGACGCGATGCATGGCCGTTGTGGCGGCGTGGTCGATTGCCCTCGCCAAGCAGGATGAGCCGGCGGCTGAGAACCACCAGCGTCCAGGCGTTACTTGCCGCGGCGGAGGCGGAGAATCTGGTCTCTGCATCGGGAGCGTTGGTGCTGGCTCTTGACGGCAAGGCCCTGCGCGTCGCCTCGCACTCCGGAGACCGGACCGCGACCTTCGGCGCATGGGGACTGCGCGGCTACAAGCTCCATGCGATCTGCGATCTCGCGGGCTCGATCGTCTCCTGGCGTCTCACGCCCATGCACTGCCATGAAGCAGTGATGGCCAAGCGGATGATGCGAGACATGGAGTTGAACGGGTATGTGCTGGCCGACTCGAACTACGACAGCGTGAAGCTCTATGAACTCTGCGCGTGCAAGGGCGGACAACTGGTGGTTCCGCGGAAGGACTGCCGCGTGGGTCGCGGCGTGCGGCGGTCCGGAACGCATCCGGACCGCCGTCGAGCCATCGACATGCTGGAGCAGAGCATGACGGGCTTCGGCAGGGGCCTGCTGTCACTCCGGCGCGTGATCGAGCGTGTGTTTGCACGCCTGGAAATGACCCACCATGTGGGGCTTATCCCGCCGCACGTGCGCGGCATCGAGCGGGTCCGTCGATGGATCCAAGCCATCATCATCCTTGATCGACACACACAGGCAATGAAGCGATGA
- a CDS encoding metallophosphoesterase: MKQVHGLPEQTKQITLRLDAAGRATSAAHALVLLLSVLLTLGAHAQQALPSYQEWRQTCEALPTNRELKGKLPEGRALALPTFADFEAALDGFLEATRSGPLGNESAWVGERPDPAAFFDTSRSWFGGEEVPFQPYAAKLVLPPDATVLVMGDLHGDVRSLMRVLDELNARGILDGFTLRDPKCWFLFLGDFTDRGVYGVEVLYTLFRLKIANPERVQLGRGNHEDFNIVARYGFLDEIRGKYGADADITKVMRAYDRMPVVMYVGTTTDVLQMNHGGMEPGYDPRGLLEAEGSPRFQLLGELRQRTYHAARPGWLGEDAGALAAAEKHFADFTPVSPTKPRAIGFMWNDFTVFGDEPELGYNRSVVYGAGATRRVLADASTERVRVRGVFRAHQHSGSLNPLMSRLIASDGVFRHWQESERSADAGRTVDAIREGLSPEEPRAVPEGSVWTFNVSPDSVYGTGCGYDFATVGILTLAREFEGWRIRVVRVEVF; this comes from the coding sequence ATGAAGCAGGTCCACGGGTTGCCGGAACAGACCAAGCAGATCACCCTCCGGCTCGATGCCGCGGGTCGAGCCACGAGCGCGGCCCACGCGCTGGTCCTCCTCCTGTCGGTCCTGCTCACCCTCGGGGCGCACGCGCAGCAGGCGTTGCCGTCGTATCAGGAATGGCGTCAGACCTGCGAAGCGCTCCCCACCAATCGCGAACTCAAGGGCAAACTTCCTGAGGGCCGAGCCCTCGCGCTGCCGACCTTCGCCGACTTCGAGGCCGCGCTCGACGGCTTTCTCGAGGCCACACGCTCGGGGCCGCTCGGCAATGAAAGTGCCTGGGTCGGCGAGCGCCCCGACCCTGCGGCTTTCTTCGACACCTCACGAAGCTGGTTTGGTGGCGAGGAGGTGCCGTTCCAGCCCTACGCCGCAAAGCTGGTATTGCCGCCGGATGCGACGGTGCTGGTGATGGGCGACCTGCACGGCGATGTCCGTTCGCTGATGCGCGTGCTCGATGAACTGAACGCGCGGGGGATCCTCGACGGGTTCACGCTCCGCGATCCGAAGTGCTGGTTCCTCTTCCTCGGCGACTTCACCGACCGCGGCGTGTACGGCGTCGAGGTGCTGTACACGCTGTTCCGTCTGAAGATCGCGAACCCTGAGCGGGTGCAGCTCGGGCGGGGGAACCACGAGGACTTCAACATCGTGGCGCGGTACGGGTTTCTGGATGAGATCCGGGGCAAGTACGGGGCGGATGCGGACATCACGAAGGTGATGCGTGCGTACGACCGGATGCCGGTGGTGATGTATGTCGGCACCACGACGGATGTGCTCCAGATGAACCACGGCGGGATGGAGCCGGGGTACGACCCGCGCGGGCTGCTCGAAGCGGAGGGCTCGCCGCGATTCCAGTTGCTCGGGGAGTTGCGGCAGCGGACGTACCACGCGGCCCGGCCGGGGTGGCTGGGCGAGGATGCGGGCGCGCTGGCGGCGGCGGAGAAGCACTTCGCAGACTTCACGCCGGTGTCGCCGACGAAGCCCCGTGCGATCGGGTTTATGTGGAATGACTTCACGGTCTTCGGCGACGAGCCGGAGCTTGGCTACAACCGATCGGTGGTGTACGGCGCGGGGGCGACGCGGCGCGTGCTGGCGGATGCGAGCACAGAGCGCGTGCGCGTGCGGGGCGTGTTCCGGGCGCATCAGCACTCGGGGTCGTTGAATCCGCTGATGAGCCGCCTGATCGCGAGCGACGGCGTCTTCAGGCACTGGCAGGAGAGCGAGCGCAGCGCGGACGCGGGGAGGACGGTGGATGCGATTCGTGAGGGGCTGAGCCCGGAGGAGCCGCGCGCAGTCCCGGAGGGTTCGGTGTGGACGTTCAATGTCTCGCCGGACAGCGTGTACGGCACCGGGTGCGGCTACGACTTCGCAACGGTGGGTATCCTCACGCTTGCTCGCGAGTTTGAAGGATGGAGGATCCGGGTGGTGAGGGTGGAGGTGTTCTAA